Proteins encoded by one window of Paenibacillus sp. DCT19:
- a CDS encoding PIN/TRAM domain-containing protein: MWKKGILTFTGLCGAWFGYTAYHLAGKSIPWMAEWIQSAGLLGAGVSTALGAVLFMAACNLGGTLIADRLHNGINALAKVPMNELAAGAVGTVTGLLVALLLYPCLTWLGTAGEVLQVALTVVSAYSGYMLALAKKDDLAAFWMSGRWGHPEQDEGRRLEEHKILDTSVIIDGRIADICKTGFIEGTIVIPEFVLEELQHIADSSDLLKRNRGRRGLDILNKIQKELDVKVLIYEGDFEEISEVDSKLVKLAKVLQGKVVTNDFNLNKVCELQGVSVLNINDLANAVKPVVLPGEEIMVQIIKDGKEHGQGVAYLDDGTMIVVEGGREYIGMMMEVLVTSVLQTSAGRMIFAKPKLLEKAQ, translated from the coding sequence ATGTGGAAAAAAGGCATTTTAACTTTTACAGGATTGTGCGGAGCATGGTTCGGCTATACAGCATATCATCTGGCAGGCAAATCCATCCCTTGGATGGCAGAATGGATTCAATCCGCAGGGCTCTTGGGAGCTGGGGTATCCACTGCGCTGGGAGCCGTATTATTTATGGCTGCATGCAATCTAGGTGGCACACTGATCGCCGATCGACTGCATAATGGAATCAATGCTTTGGCAAAAGTGCCTATGAATGAATTAGCAGCAGGGGCAGTAGGTACGGTTACAGGTCTACTTGTGGCGTTGTTGCTCTATCCTTGCTTAACATGGTTAGGGACAGCCGGAGAGGTGCTCCAAGTAGCACTGACGGTTGTTAGTGCATATTCGGGGTACATGCTTGCACTAGCCAAAAAAGACGATCTAGCGGCCTTCTGGATGTCTGGGCGATGGGGGCATCCTGAACAAGATGAAGGGCGACGGTTAGAGGAACACAAGATTTTGGATACGAGCGTAATTATTGATGGACGGATTGCAGATATTTGCAAAACCGGATTTATCGAAGGCACCATTGTCATCCCTGAATTTGTTTTGGAAGAATTACAGCATATCGCCGATTCATCCGACCTGTTGAAACGAAATAGAGGACGGCGAGGACTAGATATTCTGAATAAAATTCAGAAAGAGCTCGACGTTAAAGTGCTTATTTATGAAGGTGACTTTGAAGAAATATCTGAGGTGGACAGCAAGTTGGTCAAGCTTGCTAAAGTGCTTCAGGGCAAGGTCGTTACGAATGATTTTAACCTAAACAAGGTGTGTGAACTCCAGGGTGTATCTGTGTTGAACATCAACGATTTGGCGAATGCGGTTAAGCCGGTCGTGTTACCAGGTGAAGAGATTATGGTGCAGATCATTAAGGATGGTAAGGAACATGGTCAGGGCGTGGCATATTTGGATGACGGTACGATGATCGTTGTAGAAGGTGGACGTGAGTATATTGGTATGATGATGGAAGTGCTGGTGACCAGTGTACTTCAGACATCCGCGGGACGAATGATTTTTGCAAAGCCAAAACTGTTGGAAAAAGCCCAGTAA
- the pssA gene encoding CDP-diacylglycerol--serine O-phosphatidyltransferase has translation MLTRFIPNLFTLGNLFLGMMAILLAIEGNYSLAAIMVIVAMLLDGLDGRVARALNAQSEFGKELDSLSDMVSFGAAPALIVFMVSFQDASPVLAWIATASFPICGAIRLARFNVRPGIPGYFTGLPIPAAGGVLATLSLFNKDIGPISMIIATLLLSYLMVSSLKYPNFKKVGLPRKAIWIAPWVIAFAVAVAVIFPEQLSKLIFIPLVLYALYGMKHNLRTVASRNRAKKRKEEKSPRSDR, from the coding sequence ATGTTAACCAGATTCATTCCGAATCTCTTTACCTTAGGTAATCTGTTTCTTGGAATGATGGCAATATTACTTGCAATTGAGGGAAACTACAGTTTAGCAGCGATTATGGTTATTGTCGCGATGTTACTGGATGGTCTGGACGGACGGGTGGCACGAGCATTGAATGCCCAGAGTGAATTCGGCAAGGAGCTGGACTCTCTGTCGGATATGGTATCGTTTGGTGCTGCTCCAGCGCTGATTGTGTTTATGGTTTCATTTCAAGATGCTTCCCCTGTACTAGCTTGGATTGCAACAGCGAGCTTTCCCATCTGTGGTGCGATTCGCTTGGCTAGATTTAATGTACGCCCGGGAATTCCGGGGTATTTCACTGGTCTGCCGATTCCAGCGGCGGGTGGAGTGCTAGCGACGTTATCCTTGTTTAACAAAGATATCGGACCGATCAGTATGATCATTGCCACATTGTTGTTGTCGTATCTGATGGTGAGCTCACTTAAATACCCTAACTTCAAAAAGGTAGGCCTACCTCGTAAAGCGATCTGGATTGCTCCATGGGTGATTGCCTTTGCAGTAGCCGTAGCGGTTATTTTCCCAGAACAGTTATCCAAATTAATCTTTATTCCGCTTGTGCTGTATGCCTTATACGGAATGAAGCATAATTTACGCACAGTAGCCTCCCGTAACCGAGCTAAGAAACGTAAAGAAGAGAAGTCTCCTCGTTCGGATCGGTAA